In a single window of the Zea mays cultivar B73 chromosome 5, Zm-B73-REFERENCE-NAM-5.0, whole genome shotgun sequence genome:
- the LOC103627158 gene encoding protein DMP6 produces the protein MASQAPNGDAEAPLLAATGDAPTTTVIGKALNSTADLAKHLPTGAVLAFEMLSPSFTAYGTCNAANRALTGCLIGACALCCFVLCFTDSYRDTATGALRYGFITPSGRLLPIEGGGSSSGPGPGAPPPRDDRYRLTVRDVMHGLLSFAVFLAVAMVDRNVVACFYPVESASTRQLLAAVPVAAGAAGSFLFAMFPSTRRGIGFPAAVAAAS, from the coding sequence ATGGCATCCCAGGCACCCAATGGCGACGCGGAGGCGCCACTACTTGCGGCCACCGGTGACGCGCCGACGACGACCGTCATCGGCAAGGCCCTTAACAGCACCGCCGACCTCGCCAAGCACCTCCCGACGGGCGCCGTGCTCGCCTTCGAAATGCTGTCGCCGTCCTTCACCGCGTACGGTACCTGCAACGCCGCGAACCGCGCGCTCACGGGCTGCCTCATCGGCGCCTGCGCGCTCTGCTGCTTCGTCCTCTGCTTCACCGACAGCTACCGCGACACCGCCACGGGCGCGCTGCGGTACGGCTTCATCACACCCAGCGGCCGCCTGCTCCCCATCGAGGGTGGCGGCTCCAGctccggccccggccccggcgcgccgccgccgcgggacGACAGGTACAGGCTGACCGTGCGCGACGTCATGCACGGGCTGCTGTCGTTCGCGGTGTTCCTGGCCGTGGCCATGGTGGACCGCAACGTGGTGGCGTGCTTCTACCCCGTGgagtccgcgtccaccaggcagcTGCTGGCGGCCGTGCCCGTGGCGGCCGGCGCCGCGGGGAGCTTCCTATTCGCCATGTTCCCGTCCACGCGGCGCGGGATCGGCTTCCCCGCGGCCGTCGCGGCGGCGTCCTGA